The nucleotide window ccatgtaaaacttgcaacaacaaagtagaggacgtctaacttgtttttgcggggcatgttgtgatgtgatatggtcaaagcatgatgctaaattttattgtatgatatgatcatgtttttttaaccgagttatcggcaactggcagtagccatatggttgtcgctttattgtatgcaatgcaatcgccctgtaatgctttactttatcactacaacggtgctacgatggagatcaacataagattggcgagacgacaacgatgctacgatggagatcaaggtgtcacgctggtgacgatggtgatcatgacggtgcttcggagatggagatcacaagcacaagatgatgatggccaatatcatatcacttatattgattgcatgtgatgtttatcttttatgcatcttatcttgctttgattaacggtagcattataagatgatctctcactaaatttcaagataaaagtgttcttccagagtatgcaccgttgccaaagttcatcgtccccagacaccacgtgatgatcgggtgtgataagctctacgtccatctacaatgggtgcaagccagttttgcacacgcagaatactcaggttaaacttgacgagcctggcatatgcagatatggccttggaacactgagaccgaaaggtcgagcgtgaatcatatagtagatatgatcaacatagtgatgttcaccattgaaagctactccatttcacatgatgatcggttatggtttagttgatatggatcacgtgatcacttagaggattagagagatgtttatctaagtgggatttcttaagtaatatgattaattgaacttaaatttatcatgaacttagtcctggtagtattagcatatctatgttgtaaatcaatagctcgcgtttagctcccctgttttatttttgatatgttcctagagaaaactaagttgaaagatgttagtagcaatgatgcggattggatccgtgatctgagatttatcctcattactgcacagaagaattatgtccttgatgcttAAACGACATAGtacgggacttcaaagacgttttgaatgtcatggaccatatgagatgttccaggagttgaagttaatatttcaagcaaatacccgagctgagagatatgaagtctccaacaagttctatagctaaaagatggaggagaatagctcaagcagtgaccatgtgctcagattgtctgggtactataatcacttgaatcaagtgggagttaatcttccaaataaaatagtgattgacataattctctagtcactatcaccaagttagtagaacttcgtgatgaactatagtatgcaagggatgatgaatacgattcccgagcttttcattatgatgaaatcgatgaaagtagaaatcaagaaagagcatcaagtgttgatgattaacaagaccactagtttcaagaaaagggcaaagggaaagaaagggaacttcaagaagaacagcaagcaagttgctgctcaagtgaagaagaccaagtctggacctaagcatgagactaagtgcttctactgcaaagggactggtcactggaagcggaactgcctcaagtatttggcggataagaaggatggcaaagtgaacaaatgctatatttgatatacatgttattgatgtatactctactagtgtttatagcaacccctcggtatttgatactggttcagtttctaagagtagtaactcgaaacgggagttgcagaatgaacagagactagttaaaggtgaagtgatgatgtgtgttggaagtgattccaaagattgatatgatcatcatcgtacactccctacactttcgggattagtgttgaacctaaataagtgttatttggtgtttgcgttgagcataaatatgatttgatcatgtttattgtaatacggttatttatttaagttagagaataattgttattctgtttacatgaataaaaccttctatggttatgcATCCAATGAAAAttgtttgttgaatctcgatcgtagtgatacacatattcataatattgaaggcaaaagatgcaaagttaataatgatagtacaacttatctgtggcactgccgtttaggtcatattggtgtaaagcgcatgaaaaaaatccatgctgatgggcttttggaatcacttgattatgaatcagttgatgcttgcgaaccatgcctcatgggcaaaaatgactaagactccgttctctagaacaatggagcgagcaactgacttattggatataatacatactgatgtatgaggtccgatgagtgttgaggctcgcagcaggtatcgttatttttctgaccttcatagatgatttgagcagatatgagtatatctattTGAAGAAAcgtaagtctgaaacatttgaaaagttcaaaaaatttcaTTGTGAactggaaaatcatcataacaagaaaatatagtttctacgatctgatcgcagaggcgaatatttgagttacggttttggccttcaattaaaacaatgtggaatagtttcacaaaactcgtgccacctggaacaccacagcataatggtgtgtccgaacgtcgtaaccatactttattagatatggtgcgatctatgatgtctcttaccgatttaccactatcattttggggttatgcattagagacagctacattcacgttacatagggcaccatctaaatccgttgagatgacaccgtatgaactatggtttggcaagaaacctaagctgtcatttcttaaagtttgaggttgcaatgcttatgtgaaaaagtttcaacctgataagctcaaacccaaatcgaagaagtgcgtcttcataggatacccaaaagaaaatgttgggtacaccttctatcacagatccgaaggcaagatattcattgctgagaatggatcctttctaaagaaggagtttctctcgaaagaagtgagtgggaggaaagtagaacttgatgaggtaactgtacctgctcccttattggaaagtagttcatcacagaaatctgttcatgtgactactacaccaattagtgaggaaggtaatgatgatgattatgtaacttcagatcaaattattaccgaacctcgtaggtaaaccagagtgagatccgcaccagagtggtacggtaatcctgttctggaggtcatgttacttaccatgacgaacctacgaactatgaggaagcgatgatgagcccagattccgtgaaatggcttgaggctatgaaatctgagatgagatccatgtatgagaacaaagtatggactttgattgacttgcccaatgattggcgagccattgagattaaatggatcttcaagaggaagacgggcgctgatagtagtgttactatctacaaagctagaattgtcgcaaaaggttttcgacaagttcaaggtattgactacgatgagaatttctcactcgtatctatgcttaagtctatccgaatcatgttagtaattgtcgcattttatgaaatctggcaaatgaataaacaaaactgcattccttaatggatttattaaagaagagttgtatatgatgcaatcagaaggttttgtcaatcctaaaggtgctaacaaaatatgcaagctccagcaatccatctatggactggtgcaagcatcttggagatggaatatacgctttgataagttgattgaagcatatagttttatacagacttgcggtgaagtctgtatttacaaaaaagtgagtgggagcactacagcatttctgataagtatatgtgaatgacatattgttgatcgaagatAATGTAAAATTATTCTGCAAaacataaaggagtgtttgaaaggagtttttcaaagaaagacctcagtgaagctgcttacatattgagcatcaagatctatagagatagattaagacgcttgataaattttttcaatgagtacataccttgacaagattttgaagtagttcaaaatggaacagttaaagaaagagttcttgcctgtgttacaaggtgtgaaactgagtaagactcaaagcccgaccacggcagaagatagaaaggaatgaaagtcattccctatgccttggccataggttctataaaatatgccatgttgtgtaccagatctattgtataccctacattgtttttggcaagggagtacaatagtgatctaggaatagatcactggacagcggtcaaaattatccttagtggaataaggatatgtttcttgattatggaggtgagaaaaaggttcgtcgtaaagggttacgtcgatgcaaattttgacactgatccagatgactctaaatctcaatctggatacatattgaaagtgggagcaattagctagagtatctccctacagagcattgttgacatagaaatttgcaaaatacttacggatctgaatgtggcagacccgttgactaaacttctctcataagcaaaacatgattaTGCCTTAGTACTCTTTgcgtgttaatcacatagcgatgtgaactatatcattgactctagtaaaccctttgggtgttggtcacatgtcgatgtgaactatgggtgttactcacatggtgatgtgaactattggtattgtAACAaaccaaattttcaatttggaatgttatacatagatcatcattgcatatcatattttatttgcatttttggcttgatcctagaaatcctacgcaactcaaggacccatggagagagttggggatttcgttattttcatatttggggttttctcaaattttgaaaataggatcatttgatttaattattttatcttcaataattccaattataaaaataagtgagagggaataaaatgactttcccaaattaaAGGAACATtgaagatttaataaaaaaatcaaataagattttattttggagtttttcgctgttttatttaaatttaaaaaaatgcgcgtttttcaaaattgcagttaggccccaaataaatgttcaccttgtccggcttgattttagaagtcggtaaaaatttatttcaggatttttggagtccgtttagtatttcttttatctGTTTTTCTGCGCGAAACTATTAAAAAAAAGAACCGACCTAGCCGGGCCGTACCCGACCCGGACTCTAGCCCGGctggcctttataagccgggggaaCCCAGCCCCGCCCTAACCCTAGCtgccgccgccccgagccgccgccgccgaccgccgccgccccgccggagtCCGCCGCCGCtggaggtagccgccgccgccggtctTCACCGGTTAACCACCCGggtttttttataaaaaccacggtcgtttttttagatcggtttatttttttccctggtttagtttatttagtggacgttcgtccgtacgttcgttttaacagACGGTTTTCATTGTTTAGCTGCAGACatcgaacgttcgttcgttagcctgttcatcgttttttctttttctcggattttccgcgattatttctgatcgtgatttctgatccgattttcgttttagtttatctttttgctcgtttatcgaaatcaggagattcaagcgcctagagttttgtctcgaaaccctctttccgtttaaccaactcaaacaagtttttgcttctgtaaaatctgacttagatccagattagtaaacgaagcttgtttctttcgccgtttgactttcgctgcttcgtttgatttgattctttttgcaaaccagagttcttaagttgaactttctggttagatctcttatttgagttttacctgtgcattagatgagtgcttattatgtgcttgtttgtttgcgatagagtacccggagtgcgccgcttgctacttcgaatctctaggtttcacggaccatcagcaaggcaagtaacactttgatcatacctcttactacccagttttattgcattagatcaatcctcaaacattgcatgattaggatctaattaaaatTGTGGATTTTGggaaagtagatgaggtagtacctattacctgtttattatcaaacccttgggagttacttctacgtttgcttatattgccatgctatgctagtagacgtggattgggcgagtgtatccatgacagatgtgagattgttaattaatggtttatttaaggtggcaactttaatacacatctgggtggattgaggcacctgggtattccagccattgcctgtttttctttatgggccgccactcaggctcaaagggatcatgagattatttcatactagaaacttccgtgtgcagccacaagctactatgggctctaacatagttgattaagtcgtgtgaactcttacagtggtagactagcagatgtaggggaaagtaggtgtaacggtctacccgatcgtaaggtgctagcacttctgaaagactgtctcggtcatccgtttctcaaacaccatgtagtgcgagaatcccaacggagaagatcgagtcttgtggggaaaagtgcgcaaccctctgcagagtgtataaactaatcatgattagccgtgtccctggttatggacaacttgagtaaaTTGATCTTCATGCATGCCAAATCATTATTGTAATCAATCCGGTTATGGACAAAGATACACCTAACAAGCTGAATGTAATTGGAGAAGATATGATCCAAATTCCAATACCTTTTCGTGGCTGGTTGCACCTCTTTAGGGGCTGGATCCACCTCCTCACTTTCtttttgctctccatcatctagtCCTTGTTGCTCTCCATCATCGGGATTTTCTTGTTTCTCTACATCATCTGGCTTTTCTTGCTCCCCATCATCTggctcttcttcctcttcatcgtcTAATTTAAAAGGAAGTTTGCAAGTTTTCCGATGATGGCCAAATCCTTTACATCTCTTGCATTTAACTGTTCTTCTCATAGGTTCCATCCAACCTCTAATCCTCACCTTCCTAGGCCTACCAGGCACATTCTTCGTTTGTACAGGAGGGTGTACCTTAAATCCTAGATCAACTTCCGGCCACTCTGATTTATCTGTCATTGATGCAATCACCCCAGCATATGCAGCTTGGAACCTCTCCACAAAATAGTATTCATGGACAAAGTCTTGAATTTTAAGCCCTCTGAAAGAGCAAATAAAAGCTAAAGCGTGAATGCAAGGCTTCCCAGTAATTTTCCACACTCTGCATGAACAAATCCATTTCTCTAGGTCCACCATGAACCTCCTAATAATGTTATTTCTGTCTGGTAAGCTCACCTCTCCTTCCAAATCATCATTTCTACATATAGTGGCACTTCCTACAAATCTGCTAAGTGCATTCATTTGTTTAATAACCGAAGGTAAGATTTTGCCTACCATCTCTCTCCCAACTTCCCTTCGGATGCAAAACTTATCTAGGATTAGGTGATATATTTCATCCACGAGCTTAGAAAGATTCAAACCTTTCAAGTCCTTGATCTGCTTATTAAAGCTCTCGGAAACATTGTTCGTAAGGTAATCAACTTTGCTGCCTTCTCCAAATCCACATATGTACCACAATCTTGCATGGTAAGTCTCTAGATACTCAATAGCCTCCGGGCACTCTGCCATGATCTTTTCCATGTGATATATGAACTTACTTTCTTTGAATGCCCTTGCAGCTGGGTACAAGTTCTTTGTGAAAACTGGCCCACGATATTTTTTCAAGAAATTGGAATACAAATGTCTCCTGCATTCTCTGCACTCGGCTTCAGGAAAAACTTTTGCTATGGATGTCTCTAAGCCTTTGCAAGCATCAGATGATATGACAAGATTTGGTGGAGAACCTATTTCTATATGGAGTTGCTCATGGAACCACCCCAATTTTCCTTTGTCTCACTATCAAAAACAACATAGGCAACAAGAAAAAGCCAATTGTGCCCATCTACACCTGTTGCCGCCAAGCTGCCCCTTATATTTGCCATTCAATGCGGTAGAATCCACCCCTATGTATGGTCTGCATCCAGCTAGGAAACCGTCTATGCAAGGCTTAAGTGCAACAAACACTCGCTTAAAACACATTTCATTGTCTGTTTCTTGCAATTCTATCTCTACAATTGAACCTGGGGACCTCTTCTCTATCTCAGATTTCCAATTAAAAAGGATTTGAAAGCTATCATCATATTTTCCATGAAGTTGTTCTGAAGCTAGTGTAATACCTGCCCAAGCCTTTGAATACTTCAACCTAATCTTATAATCACCTTGAAGATGTTTTTGGGCTTCCTTCGCACCAGCTGCAGGGTTCTTCTTCAACCAGTCTCCTAACCTATCAGCAACCCAACCTTGTGAAGCCATCCTTCCCTCTAGCAATTCGGTAGTAGGACACGTGTGCCCATAAGGTAGCTTTTTTATCTGTGTAAAAACTTAATTAGCATACAAAAAACAACTTACATAAATAAATCACTTGTAACAGAATTGAACCTACACACCATTATTTTACAACCATCTTGTAACCTAGAAGCGTGTATGCGCCACCTGCATGATTCATGACTGCAATTAGCAATGAATCTTGTCTTATCTGTTCTTAAGTTCCCAAACTCAAAGTCCTTTTTAATGGCATAGTGTCGGATGGCTTTTCTGAAAGTGACCATGTCTGGAAATAAAGCTTTCTCTTCAATAACTGGGTCTTGTGGGTTATGGGTAATTATCAGCTCACTaggatcatcatcatcatcatcatcatctataGCCACCTCTCGGATATGCCCATCAACAGCTGGTTCATCATCATCCAACATCTGAACAACAGGCACATTAACGATCTTAGGCTCGAAATCGTATATGTGCTCATCGTCAACACCTACATACTCCTCTGGTAAGTCAAATGGATCAATGTCGTCTGTGTATTCAGTTTCTGAATTTGGCTGAGTTAGATTGTCTTGAGATATATCTTGTGCTACTGCAGATGGGTCATTTTGAGCGGACTCATTCTGAATTGTTTGACCATTTTGAGCAAGAATGTTAGAAACTTTCACAACAAGCTCTATGAACCTCTCTAAGAGATGCATGTCAAACATAGCAGGAAGTTGAGACTCATGGTTTAGACACACAGATTCGTGCTTGCTCCTGTCGGAATACCAAACGTGAGCCCTCTGATTAACCCCAAACTTAAGAACACCAGCTAAATCAGACATCATAACATCCACAGTCAGCGACTTGCGGTCGACAAACCATTTCAACACTCTGCCAGCAACTTGCGGTCGACAACCCACAGTCAGTGAAGTAAGATTTCAAGCACGATGGATGGTTAGTGCTAAATGATTCAACTTTAAGTTCCAACGCAAACGAATCTGGCTGTCCAGACCTATAGAAGAAGAATGAATAATTCCAAGAAAATggtcacacacacacacacacacacaaattcCAACTAAAATAACAAATTGCTACAAGAGAGGATTAGTAAACTCACAAGGAAGGGGGAATGGGGCTGGATTCTTCCATGCTCCACACATGGAGTTGTGGGAATCAAATGCTCCtcccaccaccaccatcaccactgGTTACCTCCATGTCTCTCGTCTAGGTTTACAGAGAGGATACGAGCAGGGGCGTTGGTCAGGACTTAGGAGAGCTGGGCGCAAATGCGGGGATAAATAATGGAGGCGGAGGAGGATGCCAGGAGTTGCGGAGGCGCGGCGGCCGGGAGCGGAGGTTCGGCGGTCGAGAGCAGCGACGAGGAGACAGAGAAAGACGATAGGAAAAGGGGATCGGGGTGTTCTTTTTTTATCTGAAGGTGGTGTCGTTG belongs to Triticum urartu cultivar G1812 chromosome 7, Tu2.1, whole genome shotgun sequence and includes:
- the LOC125524614 gene encoding uncharacterized protein LOC125524614 isoform X1, which translates into the protein MMSDLAGVLKFGVNQRAHVWYSDRSKHESVCLNHESQLPAMFDMHLLERFIELVVKVSNILAQNGQTIQNESAQNDPSAVAQDISQDNLTQPNSETEYTDDIDPFDLPEEYVGVDDEHIYDFEPKIVNVPVVQMLDDDEPAVDGHIREVAIDDDDDDDDPSELIITHNPQDPVIEEKALFPDMVTFRKAIRHYAIKKDFEFGNLRTDKTRFIANCSHESCRWRIHASRLQDGCKIMIKKLPYGHTCPTTELLEGRMASQGWVADRLGDWLKKNPAAGAKEAQKHLQGDYKIRLKYSKAWAGITLASEQLHGKYDDSFQILFNWKSEIEKRSPGSIVEIELQETDNEMCFKRVFVALKPCIDGFLAGCRPYIGVDSTALNGKYKGQLGGNRCRWAQLAFSCCLCCF
- the LOC125524614 gene encoding uncharacterized protein LOC125524614 isoform X2, translated to MEKIMAECPEAIEYLETYHARLWYICGFGEGSKVDYLTNNVSESFNKQIKDLKGLNLSKLVDEIYHLILDKFCIRREVGREMVGKILPSVIKQMNALSRFVGSATICRNDDLEGEVSLPDRNNIIRRFMVDLEKWICSCRVWKITGKPCIHALAFICSFRGLKIQDFVHEYYFVERFQAAYAGVIASMTDKSEWPEVDLGFKVHPPVQTKNVPGRPRKVRIRGWMEPMRRTVKCKRCKGFGHHRKTCKLPFKLDDEEEEEPDDGEQEKPDDVEKQENPDDGEQQGLDDGEQKESEEVDPAPKEVQPATKRYWNLDHIFSNYIQLVRCIFVHNRIDYNNDLACMKINLLKLSITRDTANHD